One Dysosmobacter welbionis DNA segment encodes these proteins:
- a CDS encoding YoaK family protein has protein sequence MYRARSALRHGQMSEAFSTMVFLTLSGGLQDAYTYCVRGQVFANAQTGNIVLMSQRAFAGDLAGVLRYLIPLLAFALGVFAAEMVRRRCQEISRLHWRQMVVLAEIGLLLGVGFLPSSWDAPANALVSFTCAMQVQAFRKVNGSAYASTMCIGNLRSGVDAFCAYWDTRDRTALRKAGRYFAVILIFALGAGFGGVASQLWGTGAIWASCLLLAVSFLLMFRQEIQAEADC, from the coding sequence ATGTACAGAGCCAGGTCCGCCCTCCGCCATGGGCAGATGTCCGAGGCATTTTCCACCATGGTTTTTCTGACCCTGTCCGGCGGGCTGCAGGACGCTTACACCTACTGCGTCCGGGGACAGGTTTTCGCCAATGCCCAGACGGGAAACATCGTTCTTATGAGCCAGCGGGCCTTTGCCGGGGATCTGGCCGGCGTCCTCCGGTATCTGATCCCGCTGCTGGCCTTTGCGCTGGGCGTCTTTGCTGCGGAGATGGTCCGCCGCCGCTGTCAGGAGATTTCCCGGCTCCACTGGCGGCAGATGGTGGTGCTGGCTGAGATCGGCCTGTTGCTGGGCGTGGGATTCCTCCCATCGTCCTGGGATGCGCCGGCCAACGCGCTGGTGTCCTTCACCTGCGCCATGCAGGTCCAGGCGTTCCGCAAGGTCAACGGCAGCGCATACGCCAGTACCATGTGCATCGGCAATCTCCGCAGCGGGGTGGACGCCTTCTGCGCCTACTGGGACACCCGGGACCGGACCGCCCTGCGGAAGGCCGGCCGCTACTTCGCCGTCATCCTCATTTTTGCCCTGGGGGCCGGATTCGGCGGCGTTGCCTCCCAGCTCTGGGGAACAGGGGCCATCTGGGCCAGCTGTCTGCTGCTGGCCGTCAGTTTTCTTCTGATGTTCCGGCAGGAGATCCAGGCGGAAGCGGACTGCTGA
- a CDS encoding metallopeptidase family protein yields MILTIDRVNDLLDDMADSFPAALFDGLNGGINLLEEAKPDPEFPEGEMYILGEYCDDLLGQYINLYYGSFAALAEREDWGQETWEDELYTTLSHELTHHMEGRGGLHALDDRDAEELEEYRREYGGEM; encoded by the coding sequence ATGATCCTGACCATCGACCGGGTGAACGACCTGCTGGACGACATGGCAGACAGTTTCCCGGCGGCGTTGTTCGACGGCCTCAACGGCGGGATCAACCTGCTGGAGGAGGCCAAGCCGGACCCGGAGTTCCCGGAGGGCGAGATGTATATCCTGGGGGAGTACTGCGACGACCTGCTGGGCCAGTATATCAACCTGTACTACGGCTCCTTTGCCGCCCTTGCAGAGCGGGAGGACTGGGGCCAGGAAACATGGGAGGACGAGCTGTACACCACCCTGTCCCATGAGCTGACCCACCACATGGAGGGCCGGGGCGGCCTTCACGCCCTGGATGACCGGGACGCGGAAGAGCTGGAGGAATACCGCCGGGAGTACGGCGGAGAGATGTGA
- a CDS encoding helix-turn-helix domain-containing protein, producing MERFSERLQELRKEKNATKEDLAAHLGITVRAYRYYEEGKRYPDFQGLIALADYFGVTLDDLVGRTAPGL from the coding sequence ATGGAAAGATTTTCAGAGCGTTTGCAGGAATTGCGAAAAGAAAAAAATGCCACAAAAGAGGATCTGGCAGCCCATTTGGGAATTACTGTGCGGGCCTATCGCTATTATGAAGAGGGGAAGCGCTATCCTGATTTTCAAGGGCTGATTGCCCTGGCAGACTATTTTGGCGTCACTTTAGATGATCTGGTTGGCCGCACGGCCCCAGGGTTATAA
- a CDS encoding DUF6809 family protein produces MNDILSAIYRNLLESRFSASLSCPDYRRAIIRVEQCMDELRQALPAEEQELPEQFWDACSDLQLHEMEVMFQVTWTAAREI; encoded by the coding sequence ATGAACGACATCTTGTCTGCCATCTACCGGAATCTTCTGGAGAGCCGATTTTCAGCATCTCTCTCCTGCCCGGATTACCGGCGAGCTATTATACGGGTGGAACAGTGCATGGATGAGCTGCGCCAGGCACTACCTGCCGAAGAGCAGGAGCTGCCGGAGCAGTTCTGGGACGCCTGCTCCGACCTCCAGCTCCATGAGATGGAGGTCATGTTTCAGGTAACATGGACCGCGGCCCGGGAAATCTGA
- a CDS encoding class I SAM-dependent methyltransferase, with protein MRNTFDRFNGRHQDYQAARPSYAQEFLDWLGELYAPPERYTAADIGSGTGKLSAQLLAAGFRVCGVEPNPDMRGAAEALLGGDPRFSSSNGTDHDTGLPDRSVDMVAAAQAFHWFDGPAFARECRRILRPGGRAVLVWNVRGSAPVNQALAQVFREHCPSFHGFTGGMGEDDPRIRDFFGGAYEKRRFPNPLTLDRDRFLRRCFSSSYALREGDADYEAFRAALEALFDTFASGGQLIQPNETVAYVGIPAAPQG; from the coding sequence ATGCGCAACACCTTTGACCGCTTCAATGGCCGGCACCAGGACTATCAGGCCGCCAGACCTTCTTATGCCCAGGAATTCCTGGACTGGCTGGGAGAGCTGTACGCGCCGCCGGAGCGCTATACAGCGGCGGACATCGGATCCGGCACCGGCAAGCTCTCCGCCCAGCTGCTGGCAGCGGGCTTCCGCGTCTGCGGCGTGGAGCCGAATCCGGATATGCGGGGGGCGGCGGAGGCGCTTCTGGGCGGCGATCCCCGGTTCTCCTCCTCAAATGGAACGGACCATGATACCGGGCTGCCGGACCGGTCCGTGGACATGGTCGCAGCGGCCCAGGCCTTCCACTGGTTCGACGGTCCTGCCTTTGCGCGGGAGTGCCGCCGGATCCTGCGTCCCGGCGGGCGGGCCGTTCTCGTCTGGAACGTCCGTGGGTCTGCACCGGTGAACCAGGCCTTGGCCCAGGTCTTTCGGGAGCACTGCCCGAGCTTTCACGGATTCACCGGCGGGATGGGGGAGGACGACCCCCGCATCCGGGATTTTTTCGGCGGGGCGTATGAAAAGCGGCGGTTCCCCAATCCCCTGACGCTGGACCGGGACCGATTCCTCCGGCGGTGCTTTTCCAGCTCCTATGCCCTGCGGGAGGGAGACGCGGATTACGAAGCCTTTCGGGCGGCGCTGGAGGCGCTGTTCGACACTTTCGCCTCCGGCGGGCAACTGATTCAGCCCAACGAGACTGTGGCCTATGTGGGGATCCCCGCCGCTCCCCAGGGATGA
- a CDS encoding adenylosuccinate synthase, translated as MSNCAIVGINWGDEGKGRMVDLVTADYDVVVRYQGGGNAGHTVVNEFGKFALHLLPSGIFRKGVVNILGNGVALDCESLWTEMSDVMDQGVAITPENLKISDRASLLLPWHRDLDSLEEARLADKKYGSTKQGIAPFYSDKYQKKTIMAGELLYPEKLWDHLAGILEWKNLTLERVYGAKPYTMDDLKAWVTEFGEKIKPFICDTGAFLRQAQAEGKHILFEAQLGSLRDLDYGIYPYTTSSNPIAAYAPVGSGLPTAKLDKIIGVVKAYSSCVGEGPFTCEWFGEEAEKLREAGGEYGAKTGRPRRVGPIDIVATRYGIQCQGATDIALTKLDVLSYMDEIPICARYELNGQETDAFPFPAVLPDAKPVMTAMPGWKCDISGVRKWENLPEAARNYVEYVEREIGCHITYVSVGPERDSIIIR; from the coding sequence ATGTCAAATTGTGCCATCGTGGGAATCAACTGGGGAGACGAGGGCAAGGGCCGCATGGTAGACCTGGTGACCGCGGACTACGACGTGGTGGTCCGCTATCAGGGCGGCGGCAACGCCGGCCATACCGTGGTGAACGAGTTCGGCAAGTTTGCCCTGCACCTGCTGCCCTCCGGCATCTTCCGCAAGGGTGTGGTGAACATCCTGGGCAACGGCGTGGCTCTGGATTGCGAGAGCCTGTGGACCGAGATGTCCGACGTCATGGACCAGGGCGTGGCCATCACGCCGGAGAACCTGAAAATCAGCGACCGGGCGTCCCTGCTGCTGCCCTGGCACCGGGACCTGGACTCCCTGGAGGAGGCCCGCCTGGCGGACAAGAAGTACGGCTCCACCAAGCAGGGCATCGCCCCGTTCTATTCGGACAAGTACCAGAAGAAGACCATCATGGCCGGCGAGCTGCTGTACCCGGAAAAGCTCTGGGACCATCTGGCGGGCATTCTGGAGTGGAAGAACCTGACGCTGGAGCGGGTCTACGGCGCCAAGCCCTACACCATGGATGACCTGAAGGCATGGGTGACGGAGTTTGGCGAGAAGATCAAGCCCTTCATCTGCGACACCGGCGCCTTCCTGCGCCAGGCCCAGGCCGAGGGCAAGCACATCCTGTTTGAGGCCCAGCTGGGCTCCCTGCGGGATCTGGACTACGGCATTTACCCCTACACCACCTCCTCCAACCCCATTGCGGCGTATGCCCCTGTGGGCTCCGGCCTGCCCACCGCCAAGCTGGACAAGATCATCGGTGTGGTGAAGGCATACTCCTCCTGCGTGGGAGAGGGCCCCTTCACCTGCGAGTGGTTCGGTGAAGAGGCGGAGAAGCTGCGGGAGGCCGGCGGTGAGTACGGCGCCAAGACCGGCCGGCCCCGCCGGGTGGGTCCCATCGACATCGTGGCCACCCGCTATGGCATCCAGTGCCAGGGAGCCACGGACATCGCCCTGACCAAGCTGGATGTGCTCAGCTACATGGATGAGATCCCCATCTGCGCCCGATATGAGCTGAACGGGCAGGAGACCGACGCGTTCCCCTTCCCCGCCGTGCTGCCGGACGCCAAGCCCGTCATGACTGCCATGCCCGGCTGGAAGTGCGACATCTCCGGCGTCCGGAAGTGGGAGAACCTGCCGGAGGCGGCCCGGAACTATGTGGAATACGTGGAGCGGGAGATCGGCTGCCATATCACCTATGTGTCTGTGGGACCGGAAAGAGATTCCATCATCATTCGGTGA